GGTCAAGATGGCCGAGCAGGACTACGAGATCTGGTCTGTCACGGTCCCCTACCTCTCGGCCGGCGACCTGATGAACATCTACTTCGACTCGAAGAACATCCCGACGCCCAACCGGATGAACTGGAAGGACGCGGAGACCGACGCCTGGCTGACGGCCGGCCGCACCGCGCGCACCGACGCCGACCGGTCCGAGAACTACGCCCGCGTGCAGCGCAGGGTGATGGGGGAGCACCTCTGGATCCCGGTGCTCAACATCAACATGCACATGGTGACGAACAAGAAGATCAAGGGCGGCAAGCCGCACATGATCTACCAGAACACCTTCTACAAGGGTCTGGACTTCACGTTCTAACAACGCGGTCCGACCGGCACCGCGGCGGTATGAAGGAGGAAGCGATGGGCAGATTGATCCGGGCCGCGGCCGTCGGGCTGGCGGCCGCCACGTTGGCGGCGGGGGCGCAGGCGCAGACCCTGCGCGTCATGAAATCCCTCGACGCGCCGCACTACGACGGCCAGCGCACCACGTGGTCGCCGAGCTCCGACATCGTCAACATGTTCCAGGACACGCTGGTGGCGCTGGACTGGGACGGCAAGACCGTCATCCCCTACCTGGCGAAGTCGTGGACCGTCAGCCCCGACGGCAAGCTCTACACCTTCAAGCTGCGCGACGACGTGACCTTCTGCAGCGGCAAGAAGTTCACGGCCGCCGACGTCATCTTCAGCGTCAACCGCCTGTTCGACCCCGACACGAAGGCGCCGCTGAAATGGCGCGCCGGCAACGTGAAGGAGCTCCGCGCCCCCGATCCGTACACCCTCGAGTGGGAGCTGAACGAGCCCTACGCCGACCTGCTGCTGAACCTCGTGTCGTTCACGATGTCGATCCACAACCGCGACAGCGTGGCCGCCCTCGGCAAGGACTACGGCGTCAAGGGCGCCGACGGCACCGGGCCCTGGTGCTTCGAGTCGTGGCAGCCCCGCACGGAGATCGTGCTCAAGCGGCACGACGCCTACAAATGGGGCCCCTCGATGTACAAGAACAAGGGGCCGGTGAAGTTCGAGAAGCTGTCGATCAAGATCGTGCCGGAGGACGCGGCCCGCGTGGCGGCGATGATGGGCGGGCAGTTCGACGTCACCCACCAGATCCCGCTGCAGTTCATCGACCAGGTGAAGCGGGCGCCGAACCTCGACGTCCAGGAGGCGAAGCCGAACTTCCAGCTGATGTACTACGGCTACAAGACGACGCGGCCGATGGTGTCCGATCCGCGCGTGCGCGAGGCGATGAACATCGCCATCAACCGCGCCGAGATCGTCAAGGGCATCATGCTCGGCAGCGCCGCCCCCGCCTACACGTTCATCGACCCCGAC
The genomic region above belongs to Rhodospirillales bacterium and contains:
- a CDS encoding ABC transporter substrate-binding protein, translated to MGRLIRAAAVGLAAATLAAGAQAQTLRVMKSLDAPHYDGQRTTWSPSSDIVNMFQDTLVALDWDGKTVIPYLAKSWTVSPDGKLYTFKLRDDVTFCSGKKFTAADVIFSVNRLFDPDTKAPLKWRAGNVKELRAPDPYTLEWELNEPYADLLLNLVSFTMSIHNRDSVAALGKDYGVKGADGTGPWCFESWQPRTEIVLKRHDAYKWGPSMYKNKGPVKFEKLSIKIVPEDAARVAAMMGGQFDVTHQIPLQFIDQVKRAPNLDVQEAKPNFQLMYYGYKTTRPMVSDPRVREAMNIAINRAEIVKGIMLGSAAPAYTFIDPDALDFDPATKTIIKEDVERAKKLLDEAGWKVGADGIREKDGVKLAPKVYFTAVAYFPRISEAIQGYMRKIGVDWRVQGFDSTIAFAKMGEQDYELWTVTFPYMSAGDLLNFYFDSKNIPAPNRMNWKDEQTDEWLKLGRSSLTEADRAKYYGMVQKRIHEQHLWMPVVNIPMFTTSSKKLKGVRPHMLYQNTFYKGLDYSF